From a region of the Streptomyces caniferus genome:
- a CDS encoding mechanosensitive ion channel family protein encodes MEDVLRPVVVIGGAVLLALILVWLADRALRRIDAAHPETPLWGLLRRCRIPLQVALCAALLRGSFDHAGLDPVKEHAAGIGQALTLVLIAATAWLAVRAAAAIVESSYSRYAAGARDAARVRRVRTQVTLIQRVVTAVVIVVAAASMLLTFPAMRAVGTSMLASAGLLGIVAGIAAQSTLGNLFAGLQIAFGDMVRIGDTVVVDGEWGSVEEITLTFLTVRTWDERRITMPVSYFTGKPFENWSRGGAQMTGTVFFHLDHSAPVEKMRQRLLEVLQECPEWDGRSWSLVVTDTTPSTIVVRALVTARDSDTLWTVRCEVRERLLEWLQAEHAYALPRVTTVAAPPATPALERGEEPGARSAQD; translated from the coding sequence TTGGAGGACGTCCTGCGTCCGGTCGTCGTCATCGGCGGCGCGGTCCTGCTCGCGCTCATTCTGGTCTGGCTCGCCGACCGGGCACTGCGCCGGATCGATGCGGCCCATCCGGAGACCCCCTTGTGGGGACTGCTGCGCCGCTGCCGGATACCGCTGCAAGTGGCCCTCTGCGCGGCCCTGTTGCGCGGCTCGTTCGACCACGCGGGCCTGGATCCGGTCAAGGAACATGCGGCGGGCATCGGCCAGGCGCTGACCCTGGTCCTGATCGCGGCCACCGCCTGGCTGGCCGTCCGGGCCGCGGCGGCGATCGTCGAGTCGTCGTACTCGCGCTACGCCGCCGGCGCCCGGGACGCGGCGCGGGTGCGGCGGGTACGGACCCAGGTGACGCTGATCCAGCGGGTGGTGACGGCCGTGGTGATCGTCGTCGCGGCCGCCTCGATGCTGCTGACCTTCCCGGCGATGCGGGCGGTCGGCACCTCCATGCTGGCGTCGGCCGGGCTGCTGGGCATCGTCGCCGGTATCGCCGCCCAGTCCACCCTCGGCAATCTCTTCGCCGGGCTGCAGATCGCGTTCGGCGACATGGTGCGGATCGGGGACACCGTCGTCGTGGACGGCGAGTGGGGCAGCGTCGAGGAGATCACGCTGACCTTTCTGACCGTACGGACCTGGGACGAGCGGCGGATCACCATGCCGGTGTCGTACTTCACCGGCAAGCCGTTCGAGAACTGGTCGCGCGGCGGTGCGCAGATGACCGGCACGGTCTTCTTCCACCTCGACCACAGCGCGCCGGTGGAGAAGATGCGCCAGCGGCTGCTGGAGGTCCTCCAGGAGTGCCCGGAGTGGGACGGCAGGTCCTGGAGCCTGGTGGTCACCGACACCACCCCGTCCACGATCGTGGTGCGGGCGCTGGTGACCGCCCGGGACTCGGACACCCTCTGGACGGTGCGCTGCGAGGTCCGCGAGCGGCTGCTGGAGTGGCTGCAGGCCGAGCACGCCTACGCGCTGCCGCGGGTCACCACCGTCGCGGCGCCGCCGGCCACCCCCGCACTGGAGCGGGGCGAGGAGCCGGGCGCGCGGTCCGCGCAGGACTGA
- the lspA gene encoding signal peptidase II, whose product MAEAERITGTPEPERGSGADSTAESEGGEAVTPEKDTVRGKRRITALLLVALLVYLLDLGSKLLVVAKLEHHEPIQVIGTLLQFTVIRNRGAAFSMGEALTIFLTLIAVAVIVVIARIARKLYSLPWAIALGLLLGGAFGNLTDRLFRSPGVFEGAVVDFIAPAHFAVFNLADSGIVCGGILIVILSFRGLDPDGTVHKD is encoded by the coding sequence GTGGCAGAGGCGGAACGCATCACCGGCACGCCGGAACCCGAGCGGGGTTCCGGAGCGGATTCCACGGCGGAATCCGAGGGGGGAGAGGCGGTGACGCCGGAGAAGGACACCGTCCGGGGCAAGCGGCGGATCACCGCGCTGCTGCTGGTCGCGCTCCTCGTCTACCTGCTCGACCTGGGCAGCAAGCTGCTGGTGGTCGCGAAGCTGGAGCACCATGAGCCCATCCAGGTCATCGGGACGCTGCTGCAGTTCACCGTGATCCGCAACCGCGGCGCCGCGTTCAGCATGGGCGAGGCACTGACGATCTTCCTCACCCTCATCGCGGTGGCGGTGATCGTGGTGATCGCCCGGATCGCCCGCAAGCTCTACAGCCTGCCCTGGGCGATCGCGCTCGGGCTGCTGCTCGGCGGCGCCTTCGGCAACCTCACCGACCGGCTGTTCCGCTCGCCGGGGGTCTTCGAGGGCGCGGTGGTCGACTTCATCGCCCCGGCGCACTTCGCGGTCTTCAACCTCGCCGACTCCGGGATCGTCTGCGGCGGCATCCTGATCGTGATCCTTTCCTTCCGCGGGCTCGACCCCGACGGGACCGTCCACAAGGACTGA
- a CDS encoding TraR/DksA family transcriptional regulator, with amino-acid sequence MVAKKTAAEKSTTPADEAVAKQPAPKKTAPKKAAARKTAAGTTAPGTATAKKATAKKATAKKATAKKATAKKATAKKAAAKKPAAKKPAAKKTAKKTAKKAPAKTAAVPAKKTGAKTVVAKKTAASTAKAHGDDSAVPMARVAAAPGELAVRPGEEPWTPEEVAAARTELMEETTRLRLEIVSAEDAIAGLMRDSGDGAGDDEADTGTKNITREHELALASNAREMLHQTERALGRLDAGTYGLCENCGNPIGKARMQAFPRATLCVECKQKQERR; translated from the coding sequence ATGGTGGCGAAGAAGACCGCCGCGGAGAAGAGCACGACGCCTGCCGACGAGGCCGTCGCGAAGCAGCCTGCACCGAAGAAGACAGCGCCGAAGAAGGCCGCGGCCCGGAAGACGGCGGCCGGCACGACGGCGCCGGGGACGGCCACGGCCAAGAAGGCCACGGCCAAGAAGGCCACGGCCAAGAAGGCCACGGCCAAGAAGGCCACGGCCAAGAAGGCCACGGCCAAGAAGGCGGCCGCGAAGAAGCCGGCCGCGAAGAAGCCGGCCGCGAAGAAGACCGCGAAGAAGACCGCGAAGAAGGCTCCGGCCAAGACGGCCGCGGTGCCCGCTAAGAAGACGGGAGCCAAGACGGTGGTGGCGAAGAAGACTGCGGCCTCAACGGCCAAGGCCCACGGCGACGACTCCGCGGTGCCCATGGCCCGGGTGGCCGCGGCGCCGGGGGAGCTCGCCGTACGGCCCGGCGAGGAACCCTGGACGCCCGAAGAGGTCGCCGCGGCGCGGACCGAGCTGATGGAGGAGACCACGCGGCTGCGCCTGGAGATCGTCTCGGCCGAGGACGCCATCGCGGGGCTGATGCGCGACTCCGGTGACGGCGCGGGCGACGACGAGGCCGACACCGGCACCAAGAACATCACCCGCGAACACGAGCTGGCGCTGGCCTCCAATGCCCGCGAGATGCTCCACCAGACCGAGCGGGCCCTCGGCCGGCTGGACGCGGGCACCTACGGGCTCTGCGAGAACTGCGGCAACCCCATCGGCAAGGCGCGGATGCAGGCCTTCCCGCGGGCGACGCTGTGCGTGGAGTGCAAACAGAAACAGGAGCGGCGCTGA
- a CDS encoding RluA family pseudouridine synthase → MSTIPEIRTLPVPDGLEGERVDAALARMFGFSRTKAAELAAAGKVRVDGSEVMKSERVSGGAWLEVEMPQAAPPVEIVAEPVEGMEIVHDDDDIVVIVKPVGVAAHPSPGWTGTTVIGGLAAAGYRISTSGAAERQGIVHRLDVGTSGLMVVAKSERAYTLLKQQFRERTVDKRYHALVQGHPDPMSGTIDAPIGRHPQHDYKWAVTAEGKASVTHYDLIEAFRAASLLDIKLETGRTHQIRVHMSAHRHPCVGDLTYGADPTLAKRLGLTRQWLHAMRLGFEHPSDGRWVEFESAYPDDLQQALDTVRDESN, encoded by the coding sequence GTGAGCACCATTCCCGAGATCCGCACCCTGCCCGTACCGGACGGCCTGGAGGGCGAGCGCGTCGACGCCGCGCTGGCCCGGATGTTCGGCTTCTCCCGTACGAAGGCGGCCGAGCTCGCCGCCGCCGGCAAGGTCCGGGTCGACGGCTCCGAGGTGATGAAGTCCGAGCGGGTGAGCGGCGGCGCCTGGCTGGAAGTCGAGATGCCGCAGGCCGCGCCGCCCGTGGAGATCGTCGCCGAGCCCGTCGAGGGCATGGAGATCGTCCACGACGACGACGACATCGTCGTGATCGTCAAGCCCGTCGGCGTCGCCGCGCACCCCAGCCCCGGCTGGACGGGAACGACCGTCATCGGCGGTCTGGCCGCGGCCGGCTACCGCATCTCCACCTCCGGCGCCGCCGAGCGCCAGGGCATCGTGCACCGCCTCGACGTCGGCACCTCCGGCCTGATGGTGGTCGCCAAGTCCGAGCGCGCCTACACGCTGCTCAAGCAGCAGTTCCGCGAGCGTACGGTCGACAAGCGCTACCACGCCCTGGTCCAGGGCCACCCGGACCCGATGAGCGGCACCATCGACGCCCCCATCGGCCGGCACCCGCAGCACGACTACAAGTGGGCGGTGACGGCCGAGGGCAAGGCCTCCGTCACGCACTACGACCTGATCGAGGCGTTCCGCGCGGCCAGCCTGCTCGACATCAAGCTGGAGACCGGCCGCACCCACCAGATCCGGGTGCACATGTCGGCGCACCGCCACCCCTGCGTCGGCGACCTGACCTACGGCGCCGACCCCACCCTCGCCAAGCGCCTGGGCCTCACCCGGCAGTGGCTGCACGCCATGCGGCTGGGCTTCGAGCACCCCTCGGACGGCCGCTGGGTCGAGTTCGAGAGCGCCTACCCGGACGATCTGCAGCAGGCCCTCGACACCGTCCGCGACGAGAGCAACTGA
- the ileS gene encoding isoleucine--tRNA ligase, translating to MSPQPQYRQVPAQVDLPALEHAVLEFWQEQKIFARTLQQSEGRPEWVFYEGPPTANGMPGAHHIEARVFKDVFPRFRTMQGYHVDRKAGWDCHGLPVELAVEKELGFNGKKDIEAYGIAEFNAKCRESVTRHTDAFAELTTRMGYWTDLDAPYRTMDPDYIESVWWSLKEIFGKGLLVQDHRVAPWCPRCGTGLSDHELAQGYENVVDPSVFVRLPLTSGPLAGRAALLIWTTTPWTLVSNTAVAAHPDVTYVVATDGTEQLVVAEPLLEKALGEGWSATGESFTGREMERWAYERPFGLVELDGANIVVNAEYVTTDDGTGLVHQAPAFGEDDLRTCKAYGLPVINPVRPDGTFEEELGLVGGQFFKKADEALVADLDARGLLFRHLAYEHSYPHCWRCHTALLYYAQPSWYIRTTAVKDALLRENENTNWFPESVKHGRFGDWLNNNIDWALSRNRYWGTPLPIWRCEENHLTCVGSLAELTELTGTDQSGLDPHRPYIDAVTFACPTCQGTATRVPEVIDAWYDSGSMPFAQWGYPYRNKELFEKRYPAQFISEAIDQTRGWFYTLMAVGTLVFDKSSYENVVCLGHILAEDGRKMSKHLGNILQPIPLMDQHGADAVRWFMAAGGSPWAARRVGHSTIQEVVRKTLLTYWNTVAFQALYARTSQWAPSAADPAPADRPLLDRWLLGELNTLVEQVTESLESFDTQRAGKLLSSFVDDLSNWYVRRSRRRFWQGDAAALRTLHEVIETVTRLLAPLTPFITERVWQDLVVPVAPEAPASVHLSSWPVPDRALIDPELSGQMQLVRRLVELGRATRAESGVKTRQPLSRALVAAHGFAGLPEDLRAQIAEELNVSSLASLADSASGRGGGDSLVDTTAKANFRALGKRFGKGVQAVAKAVAAADAAALSLALRDGTASVEVDGETVSLAPDEVIITETPREGWSVASDAGATVALDLEITPELRRAGLARDAIRLIQEARKNSGLDVADRIALRWQSTDEEVRTALTDHTGLISDEVLADDFTPGEADGSYGPAFTDESLALTFQLRKA from the coding sequence ATGAGTCCGCAGCCCCAGTACCGCCAGGTACCCGCCCAGGTAGACCTTCCCGCGCTCGAGCATGCCGTGCTCGAGTTCTGGCAGGAGCAGAAGATCTTCGCCCGTACCCTCCAGCAGTCCGAGGGACGGCCCGAGTGGGTCTTCTACGAGGGCCCCCCGACCGCCAACGGCATGCCCGGCGCGCACCACATCGAGGCGCGCGTCTTCAAGGACGTCTTCCCCCGGTTCCGCACGATGCAGGGCTACCACGTCGACCGCAAGGCCGGCTGGGACTGCCACGGCCTCCCGGTCGAGCTGGCCGTGGAGAAGGAGCTGGGCTTCAACGGCAAGAAGGACATCGAGGCGTACGGCATCGCCGAGTTCAACGCCAAGTGCCGCGAGTCGGTGACCCGCCACACCGACGCCTTCGCCGAGCTCACGACCCGCATGGGCTACTGGACCGACCTGGACGCCCCGTACCGCACGATGGACCCCGACTACATCGAGTCGGTGTGGTGGTCGCTGAAGGAGATCTTCGGCAAGGGCCTGCTGGTCCAGGACCACCGTGTCGCCCCCTGGTGCCCGCGCTGCGGCACCGGCCTGTCGGACCACGAGCTGGCCCAGGGCTACGAGAACGTCGTCGACCCCTCGGTCTTCGTCCGCCTCCCGCTGACGTCCGGCCCGCTGGCCGGCCGGGCCGCGCTGCTCATCTGGACGACCACCCCCTGGACGCTGGTCTCCAACACCGCCGTCGCCGCGCACCCCGACGTCACCTATGTCGTGGCCACCGACGGCACCGAGCAGCTGGTCGTCGCCGAGCCGCTGCTGGAGAAGGCCCTCGGCGAGGGCTGGAGCGCCACCGGCGAGTCCTTCACCGGCCGCGAGATGGAGCGCTGGGCCTATGAGCGCCCCTTCGGCCTCGTCGAGCTCGACGGCGCCAACATCGTCGTCAACGCCGAGTACGTCACCACCGACGACGGCACCGGCCTCGTCCACCAGGCCCCGGCCTTCGGTGAGGACGACCTCAGGACCTGCAAGGCGTACGGCCTGCCGGTGATCAACCCGGTCCGCCCGGACGGCACGTTCGAGGAGGAACTGGGCCTGGTGGGCGGCCAGTTCTTCAAGAAGGCCGACGAGGCGCTGGTCGCCGACCTCGACGCCCGCGGCCTGCTCTTCCGGCACCTCGCCTACGAGCACAGCTACCCGCACTGCTGGCGCTGCCACACCGCGCTGCTCTACTACGCCCAGCCGTCGTGGTACATCCGCACCACCGCGGTCAAGGACGCCCTGCTGCGGGAGAACGAGAACACCAACTGGTTCCCGGAGTCGGTCAAGCACGGCCGCTTCGGCGACTGGCTGAACAACAACATCGACTGGGCGCTGTCCCGCAACCGCTACTGGGGCACCCCGCTGCCCATCTGGCGCTGCGAGGAGAACCACCTCACCTGCGTCGGCTCGCTCGCCGAGCTGACCGAGCTGACCGGCACCGACCAGTCGGGCCTGGACCCGCACCGCCCGTACATCGACGCGGTCACCTTCGCCTGCCCGACGTGCCAGGGCACCGCGACCCGCGTCCCCGAGGTCATCGACGCCTGGTACGACTCGGGCTCGATGCCGTTCGCGCAGTGGGGCTACCCGTACCGCAACAAGGAGCTGTTCGAGAAGCGCTACCCGGCGCAGTTCATCTCCGAGGCCATCGACCAGACCCGCGGCTGGTTCTACACCCTGATGGCCGTCGGCACGCTCGTCTTCGACAAGTCCTCGTACGAGAACGTGGTCTGCCTCGGTCACATCCTCGCCGAGGACGGCCGGAAGATGTCCAAGCACCTGGGCAACATCCTCCAGCCGATCCCGCTCATGGACCAGCACGGCGCCGACGCGGTCCGCTGGTTCATGGCCGCCGGCGGTTCCCCCTGGGCCGCCCGCCGGGTGGGCCACAGCACCATCCAGGAAGTCGTCCGCAAGACGCTGCTGACGTACTGGAACACCGTCGCCTTCCAGGCGCTGTACGCCCGCACCTCCCAGTGGGCGCCGTCCGCCGCCGACCCGGCCCCGGCCGACCGCCCGCTGCTGGACCGCTGGCTGCTCGGTGAGCTGAACACCCTGGTCGAGCAGGTCACCGAGTCCCTGGAGTCCTTCGACACCCAGCGGGCCGGCAAGCTGCTGTCGTCCTTCGTCGACGACCTCTCCAACTGGTACGTCCGCCGCTCCCGCCGCCGCTTCTGGCAGGGCGACGCCGCCGCGCTGCGCACGCTCCACGAGGTCATCGAGACCGTCACCCGTCTCCTGGCCCCGCTCACCCCGTTCATCACCGAGCGGGTCTGGCAGGACCTGGTCGTCCCGGTCGCGCCGGAGGCCCCGGCGTCCGTCCACCTCTCCAGTTGGCCGGTCCCCGACCGGGCGCTCATCGACCCGGAGCTGTCGGGCCAGATGCAGCTGGTGCGCCGGCTGGTCGAGCTGGGCCGTGCCACCCGTGCCGAGTCGGGGGTGAAGACCCGCCAGCCGCTGTCCCGTGCGCTGGTGGCGGCCCACGGCTTCGCCGGCCTGCCCGAGGACCTGCGCGCACAGATCGCCGAGGAGCTCAACGTCAGCTCGCTGGCCTCGCTGGCCGACTCCGCCTCCGGTCGCGGGGGCGGCGATTCCCTGGTCGACACCACCGCCAAGGCCAACTTCCGGGCCCTCGGCAAGCGGTTCGGCAAGGGCGTCCAGGCGGTCGCCAAGGCCGTCGCCGCCGCGGATGCCGCGGCGCTCTCGCTGGCCCTGCGCGACGGCACGGCGAGCGTCGAGGTCGACGGGGAGACCGTCTCGCTCGCCCCCGACGAGGTCATCATCACCGAGACCCCGCGCGAGGGCTGGTCGGTGGCCTCCGACGCCGGTGCCACGGTCGCCCTCGACCTGGAGATCACCCCGGAGCTGCGCCGGGCGGGCCTGGCCCGCGACGCGATCCGGCTGATCCAGGAGGCCCGTAAGAACAGCGGGCTGGACGTCGCCGACCGCATCGCGCTGCGCTGGCAGTCCACCGACGAGGAGGTGCGGACGGCGCTGACCGACCACACCGGCCTGATCTCCGACGAGGTCCTCGCCGACGACTTCACCCCCGGCGAGGCGGACGGTTCCTACGGCCCCGCGTTCACCGACGAGAGCCTGGCCCTCACCTTCCAGCTGCGCAAGGCGTAG
- a CDS encoding Na+/H+ antiporter, which yields MDQLALIFVLLLGAVVMVPVGDRLGLPSPVLMTVAGAVLALLPFVPNVEVPPEFILPVVLPPLLYAAVQRTSWRQFTANLRPIFLLAVALVFATTAAVAAVAQAVVPGMPVAAAVVLGALVAPPDPVAATAVAGKLGLPRRMVSILEGEGLFNDVTAIVLYHVALTAAVSGTFSVPVAVGQLVLSAVVAIAVGLLLGWVTNKLMGLLGDPTLQIGLTLLVPFVAYVLAENFHGSGVLAVLTCALFLAEYAVDPDDVMGRLAGYTFWEVVDTLVTGVAFGLIGLELHNIFGAASHRWGQLLGAGAAVVGVVVGVRLLWLLPAAWLAKRMHKRRDYDEEIPMSWRETLIMWWSGMRGVASVALALAIPYAIDGGNDFPARDDILFIAFAVVLSTLLVQGLTLPWLVRRLRVRADTDVVDALERELAIRVIKASKRRLKEILEVEELPDEVSEQLARRAHDIGARIAPDIVDDERRELFDKRITRLKKVHRIQGEMLSAARHEVLAARSEPGADPEIVDRVLRHLDMRSLRGAP from the coding sequence GTGGACCAGCTGGCTCTGATCTTCGTCCTGTTGCTCGGAGCCGTCGTCATGGTTCCGGTCGGCGACCGGCTGGGGCTTCCGTCACCGGTGCTGATGACCGTCGCCGGCGCCGTCCTGGCACTGCTGCCGTTCGTGCCCAACGTCGAGGTGCCGCCCGAGTTCATCCTGCCGGTGGTGCTGCCGCCGCTGCTCTACGCGGCCGTGCAGCGCACCTCCTGGCGGCAGTTCACCGCCAACCTCCGGCCGATCTTCCTGCTCGCGGTGGCGCTGGTCTTCGCCACCACCGCCGCGGTCGCCGCCGTCGCCCAGGCGGTGGTGCCGGGGATGCCGGTGGCCGCCGCGGTCGTGCTCGGCGCGCTGGTCGCCCCGCCCGACCCGGTCGCCGCGACCGCCGTCGCCGGCAAACTCGGGCTGCCCCGCCGGATGGTCTCGATCCTGGAGGGCGAGGGGCTGTTCAACGACGTCACCGCCATCGTGCTCTACCACGTCGCGCTCACCGCGGCGGTCAGCGGAACGTTCTCGGTGCCCGTCGCGGTCGGCCAGCTGGTGCTCTCCGCGGTGGTCGCCATAGCGGTCGGCCTGCTGCTGGGCTGGGTCACCAACAAGCTGATGGGGCTGCTCGGCGACCCGACGCTGCAGATCGGTCTGACGCTGCTGGTGCCGTTCGTCGCCTACGTCCTGGCCGAGAACTTCCACGGATCCGGTGTGCTCGCGGTGCTGACCTGTGCGCTGTTCCTGGCCGAGTACGCGGTCGACCCGGACGACGTGATGGGCCGGCTGGCCGGCTACACCTTCTGGGAGGTCGTCGACACCCTGGTCACCGGGGTCGCCTTCGGGCTGATCGGCCTGGAGCTGCACAACATCTTCGGGGCGGCCTCCCACCGCTGGGGCCAGCTGCTCGGCGCCGGCGCCGCCGTCGTCGGGGTGGTCGTCGGCGTCCGGCTCCTGTGGCTGCTGCCCGCCGCCTGGCTGGCCAAGCGGATGCACAAGCGCCGCGACTACGACGAGGAGATCCCGATGAGCTGGCGGGAGACGCTCATCATGTGGTGGTCGGGGATGCGCGGGGTGGCCTCGGTGGCGCTGGCGCTGGCCATTCCGTACGCGATCGACGGCGGCAACGACTTCCCGGCCCGCGACGACATCCTCTTCATCGCCTTCGCGGTGGTGCTCTCCACCCTCCTCGTCCAGGGCCTCACCCTGCCCTGGCTGGTGCGCAGACTGCGGGTGCGGGCCGACACCGACGTCGTCGACGCGCTGGAGCGGGAGCTGGCGATCCGGGTGATCAAGGCGTCCAAGCGGCGCCTGAAGGAGATCCTGGAGGTCGAGGAGCTGCCCGACGAGGTCAGCGAACAGCTGGCCCGCCGGGCGCACGACATCGGCGCCCGGATCGCGCCGGACATCGTCGACGACGAGCGGCGCGAGCTCTTCGACAAGCGCATCACCCGGCTGAAGAAGGTGCACCGCATCCAGGGCGAGATGCTCTCGGCCGCCCGGCACGAGGTGCTGGCGGCACGCAGCGAACCGGGCGCCGACCCGGAGATCGTCGACCGGGTGCTGCGGCATCTGGACATGCGCAGCCTGCGGGGCGCGCCCTGA